Proteins encoded together in one Asterias rubens chromosome 4, eAstRub1.3, whole genome shotgun sequence window:
- the LOC117289284 gene encoding lysosomal acid glucosylceramidase-like isoform X1: MLLYFSIWMILNVAVIPCCDGASKPCQRRDFPEATSFVCECSASYCDTIERDAKPRSGQYAVYTSSKDGDRFQRQLLMLENEAKHDHHLTIDDSQKYQEILGFGGSFTDSATMNILNLSDGATENLLKSYFSTEGLEYSAGRVPVASCDFSSSTYSYADTPGDYDLSEFELAYQDIHYKIPVIRAALDMSPRELKLIASPWSAPAWMKTNGKMAGGGSLIGQPGGQVYQTWALYFVKFLLEYEKLRVSIWGMTIQNEPSAGLIPIYPWQSMAMPPEIMRDFVKLDLGPKLREYSYSHVKLITHDDNVPSLLVGSQLIYNDEEAASYLSGTAVHWYKNRGPDSYNTLTDTHLEFPDKFIVATEACEGADLFAEPVMLGSWERGERYSYDIIQDLNHWVTGWLDWNLALDMNGGPNWANNQVDSPIIVDAERDLFYKQPMFYHLGHFSKFVPPGSVRISLEASEISPLLSIAFKTPDDSKVAVILNELDQGVKVTLQDTDLGELYINAYVPPRSIQTYIW, translated from the exons ATGCTGCTGTATTTTTCCATTTGGATGATCTTGAATGTTGCTGTCATTCCCTGCTGCGATGGAg CGAGTAAACCTTGCCAACGCAGAGACTTTCCTGAAGCAACATCCTTTGTGTGTGAATGTTCGGCCAGTTATTGCGACACCATTGAGAGAGACGCCAAGCCTCGCTCTGGACAGTATGCGGTCTACACCTCAAGCAAAGATGGCGACCGCTTTCAACGACAACTTTTAATGCTAGAAAACGAAG cTAAACACGACCATCATTTGACGATAGATGACTCTCAAAAATACCAGGAGATCTTAGGCTTTGGGGGATCCTTCACAGACTCAGCCACCATGAATATCCTTAATCTCTCAGATGGAGCCACAGAAAACCTTCTTAAATCCTACTTCTCTACAGAAG GACTGGAGTACAGCGCTGGACGTGTACCTGTCGCAAGCTGCGATTTCTCAAGTAGTACGTACTCATACGCGGACACCCCTGGAGATTATGACCTCAGTGAATTCGAATTAGCATATCAGGATATCCACTATAAG ATTCCAGTGATACGAGCAGCCCTAGACATGAGTCCAAGAGAGCTTAAGCTGATTGCTAGTCCATGGTCTGCACCAGCTTGGATGAAAACTAACGGCAAAATGGCAGGTGGAGGATCTTTGATTGGCCAACCAGGAGGACAAGTTTATCAAACATGGGCTCTATACTTTGTCAA GTTCCTACTTGAGTACGAGAAGCTAAGGGTATCCATTTGGGGAATGACCATCCAGAACGAGCCTTCGGCCGGTTTAATTCCAATCTATCCATGGCAGAGTATGGCAATGCCTCCAGAAATCATGAGAGATTTTGTCAAGCTGGATCTAGGTCCAAAGTTACGTGAATACAGCTACAGTCACGTTAAGCTGATTACTCATGATGATAATGTACCGTCATTACTTGTTGGTTCTCAATTG ATTTACAATGACGAAGAAGCTGCCAGTTACCTGTCAGGTACGGCAGTTCATTGGTACAAGAACCGCGGCCCTGACAGCTACAACACCCTGACAGACACCCATCTAGAATTCCCAGATAAATTCATTGTAGCTACAGAGGCCTGTGAAGGGGCAGACCTTTTCGCAGAACCGGTGATGCTCGGTTCTTGGGAACGGGGTGAACGATACAGCTACGATATCATTCAG GACCTAAACCACTGGGTAACCGGGTGGTTGGATTGGAACCTGGCTCTAGACATGAATGGAGGACCAAACTGGGCCAATAATCAAGTAGATAGTCCCATCATTGTGGATGCTGAGAGAGACCTCTTCTATAAACAACCCATGTTTTATCACTTGGGACACTTCAG taaATTTGTTCCTCCAGGCTCAGTTCGTATTAGTTTAGAAGCGAGTGAGATTTCACCATTACTGAGTATAGCATTCAAGACGCCTGACGACTCTAAAGTTGCTGTCATTTTAAACGA aCTGGACCAAGGAGTCAAGGTGACCCTGCAGGACACAGACCTAGGAGAGTTGTATATCAATGCTTATGTGCCTCCTCGATCAATACAAACTTATATATGGTGA
- the LOC117289601 gene encoding aquaporin-12-like: protein MGEIPAGYGAVLFVVLATLICGVARRLLNKALPAGSNVRRYGGEIIATFQLVTGMLEGDVVMEENGLLAYMIYLCFFFVLLGFTFDDDCTANLGLAWQAWIKGETDGLDASTTAVFQVLGGQLAFPYAKRLWRAAPSARHGYKWKHMIQEQCDSALRSSILGGMAAEALATLIYFLARKYLMPKGRAKSIAFDSFVQVGIISIGLEWTGMMFNPALASALTFNCHNHPMGEHLLVYWVAPLATIALVHVLTKKTAILDAKKTD from the exons ATGGGGGAAATACCAGCAGGTTACGGCGCAGTGTTGTTCGTCGTCCTCGCTACCCTCATCTGTGGCGTAGCACGGAGACTACTGAACAAGGCTCTACCAGCAGGGAGTAATGTCAGACGATATGGTGGCGAGATCATAGCCACATTCCAGCTTGTTACAGGGATGCTGGAAGGTGATGTCGTCATGGAG GAGAATGGTCTGCTAGCCTATATGATCTACCTATGTTTTTTCTTCGTACTTCTGGGCTTCACATTCGATGATGACTGTACGGCCAATCTTGGACTCGCCTGGCAAGCTTGGATCAAGGGGGAGACAGACGGCCTCGACGCATCCACCACCG CCGTTTTCCAAGTCCTGGGCGGTCAACTTGCTTTCCCTTACGCCAAACGCCTATGGAGGGCAGCACCATCAGCTCGCCATGGTTATAAATGGAAGCACATGATCCAAGAGCAATGTGACTCAGCTTTGAGGTCCTCCATCTTGGGAGGAATGGCTGCCGAGGCTCTGGCGACTCTTATCTACTTCTTGGCAAGGAAGTACTTGATGCCAAAGGGTAGAGCAAAGAGTATTGCTTTTGATTCCTTCGTACAAGTTGGTATAATTTCAATAG GTCTTGAATGGACAGGCATGATGTTCAACCCAGCCCTTGCATCTGCCTTGACATTCAACTGTCACAACCATCCAATGGGAGAGCATCTATTGGTATACTGGGTGGCGCCATTGGCGACTATTGctcttgtacatgtactcacGAAGAAGACGGCCATATTGGATGCAAAGAAGACCGATTAA
- the LOC117289284 gene encoding lysosomal acid glucosylceramidase-like isoform X2, producing the protein MLENEAKHDHHLTIDDSQKYQEILGFGGSFTDSATMNILNLSDGATENLLKSYFSTEGLEYSAGRVPVASCDFSSSTYSYADTPGDYDLSEFELAYQDIHYKIPVIRAALDMSPRELKLIASPWSAPAWMKTNGKMAGGGSLIGQPGGQVYQTWALYFVKFLLEYEKLRVSIWGMTIQNEPSAGLIPIYPWQSMAMPPEIMRDFVKLDLGPKLREYSYSHVKLITHDDNVPSLLVGSQLIYNDEEAASYLSGTAVHWYKNRGPDSYNTLTDTHLEFPDKFIVATEACEGADLFAEPVMLGSWERGERYSYDIIQDLNHWVTGWLDWNLALDMNGGPNWANNQVDSPIIVDAERDLFYKQPMFYHLGHFSKFVPPGSVRISLEASEISPLLSIAFKTPDDSKVAVILNELDQGVKVTLQDTDLGELYINAYVPPRSIQTYIW; encoded by the exons ATGCTAGAAAACGAAG cTAAACACGACCATCATTTGACGATAGATGACTCTCAAAAATACCAGGAGATCTTAGGCTTTGGGGGATCCTTCACAGACTCAGCCACCATGAATATCCTTAATCTCTCAGATGGAGCCACAGAAAACCTTCTTAAATCCTACTTCTCTACAGAAG GACTGGAGTACAGCGCTGGACGTGTACCTGTCGCAAGCTGCGATTTCTCAAGTAGTACGTACTCATACGCGGACACCCCTGGAGATTATGACCTCAGTGAATTCGAATTAGCATATCAGGATATCCACTATAAG ATTCCAGTGATACGAGCAGCCCTAGACATGAGTCCAAGAGAGCTTAAGCTGATTGCTAGTCCATGGTCTGCACCAGCTTGGATGAAAACTAACGGCAAAATGGCAGGTGGAGGATCTTTGATTGGCCAACCAGGAGGACAAGTTTATCAAACATGGGCTCTATACTTTGTCAA GTTCCTACTTGAGTACGAGAAGCTAAGGGTATCCATTTGGGGAATGACCATCCAGAACGAGCCTTCGGCCGGTTTAATTCCAATCTATCCATGGCAGAGTATGGCAATGCCTCCAGAAATCATGAGAGATTTTGTCAAGCTGGATCTAGGTCCAAAGTTACGTGAATACAGCTACAGTCACGTTAAGCTGATTACTCATGATGATAATGTACCGTCATTACTTGTTGGTTCTCAATTG ATTTACAATGACGAAGAAGCTGCCAGTTACCTGTCAGGTACGGCAGTTCATTGGTACAAGAACCGCGGCCCTGACAGCTACAACACCCTGACAGACACCCATCTAGAATTCCCAGATAAATTCATTGTAGCTACAGAGGCCTGTGAAGGGGCAGACCTTTTCGCAGAACCGGTGATGCTCGGTTCTTGGGAACGGGGTGAACGATACAGCTACGATATCATTCAG GACCTAAACCACTGGGTAACCGGGTGGTTGGATTGGAACCTGGCTCTAGACATGAATGGAGGACCAAACTGGGCCAATAATCAAGTAGATAGTCCCATCATTGTGGATGCTGAGAGAGACCTCTTCTATAAACAACCCATGTTTTATCACTTGGGACACTTCAG taaATTTGTTCCTCCAGGCTCAGTTCGTATTAGTTTAGAAGCGAGTGAGATTTCACCATTACTGAGTATAGCATTCAAGACGCCTGACGACTCTAAAGTTGCTGTCATTTTAAACGA aCTGGACCAAGGAGTCAAGGTGACCCTGCAGGACACAGACCTAGGAGAGTTGTATATCAATGCTTATGTGCCTCCTCGATCAATACAAACTTATATATGGTGA